The Mycolicibacterium parafortuitum nucleotide sequence AGGTGCTTGCCGGACGGGAATCCGACGACCGACGCGATCGTCGCTTCCGGGGCCAGCGACCGGACCGTCGGGACGAATGTCGGGGACACACAGATCGCCTTCACCGCGAGTTCCTGCGCCTCGGCGACGAGCGATTCGACGTCGGCCTCGGTGGCCTCGGGTTTGAGCAGGGTGTGGTCGACGAGGGCCGCGACCTGAGCGCGGGTGTAGGACCCCATCAGAAGGGTTCTTCGGTGCCGCCCGGGTTGCACCGCTTGGCGACCATCTCCTCGTAGCTGACCTCGGGGCGCCACGGCTCCAGGTTCCAGCTGGTCTTACCGGGTTGGGCGAACTCGGCGAGGTTCCAGTGGCACAGGAACTGTTCCCACATACCCGGGATCGCGGCGTCGGGCGAGAGCGTCAGGACCTCGTTCCAGGCGGCCTGGGCCAGCGGCTGGGTGCCCGCGTGCCCGGAGGCGCGGCGCGCGGCCGGGGTCGGGTAGACCCGCAGGCTCGACAGGTCGCCCCATTTGGCCCACGTGACGTGGTCGATGTAGGGCGGCGGGGTGTCGGCGGGAGCCGCAGCCGCCACCGGCGCGAGCAGGCCGGGGAGCGCAACGGCGGCCAGCGCGATCGCGGCGATTCGCACTATCGTGACTTTCCTTGCACCTCAAGAATTTTGGGACGGACGTCGACGAGGTACACACCGGCTGCGACGGCGGCGATCGCCGTGCCGGTGATATCGAGCACCAATGCCAGCAGCAGGCCGAGGCCGAGGATGACCAACCAAACCGGTTTCGTCAGCTTGTCCACCGCGGTGTAGGCGTCCGGGCGCTGCATCGCCGCGTGCACGAGCGCGTAGATGATCGTGACCAGCACGACGATCTTCACGATGCCGAGGACGTAACCCGCAAGGATTTGGAGCTCCACGCTCTACAGCCTATGCGGGTTACGTCCTGTCGGTCTAACTTCCGCCCTGTGGGCGGTGATTACTTCTGGGTGACCTTCTTGGCCGGCGCCTTCTTGGCGGGGGCCTTCTTGGCCGGAACCGTAGCCGAAGCCTTGGCCGGGGTGGCCTTCTTGGCCGGCGCCTTCTTGGCGGGGGCCTTCTCGGCAGCCGTCTTGACCGGAGCGGCCGCCTCTTCGGCCTTCTTCGGCAGCTCGACGCCGACCAGCTTGGCGGCACGCTCGCCGACCGCGCGGGTCTGTGAGGCGACGTTACCCAGCGCCTCCTGGGTCAGCTCGACGGCCTGGTCGGTGTACTCCTCGACGCGGCTGGCGGCCTCTTCGAGAGCCGGCTGGTTGCGCAGGCGCTCCAGCGCGGCCTCGCCACGCTCGATCAGCTTGGTGTAGGTGGTCTGGGCGGCCTCGGCGTATCCCTCGGCGAACTTGCGCAGCTCGTCGGAGGTCAGCTTGTCGCGCAGGTCACCGAACTGGCTCGGCAGGTCTTCCTGCAGCTTGGCCACCCGGGCCCGGCTCTCCTCGACGCGGCTCTCGGCGTCGGTGCGGGCCTCGCCGGCGCGCTCGCGCAGCGTCGCGACGATCTCGTTGACACGCTCCAGCGCCAGGTCGGCAGCGCCCACAGCGGCGAGCAGCGGGGCCTTCAGGTCGTCGATGTCGAGATTCTTGGTCTCAGCCATGGTTCATTCCTTCCTTTTCAGGATCGAGTTCTGTGATGGATTGCGGAGTAGAGGGGATCTCTAGAGGGCTCTTGTCTTGTTCAGTTGCGGGCTCCTCATCTGCGTCACGCGTACCGGATGCGTCCACCCCGTCGTCCGTGGAGGCGGCCTCGTTCTGCTGGCAGAACGAGTTGTAGATGTCGAGCAGCACCTGCTTCTGCCGCTCGTTGATCGCCGTGTCGGTGACGATCGCGTCGCGAACGTGGTTGCTCTCACTCGGCTCGAGGATCCCGGCCTGGATGTAGAGCACCTCGGCCGAGACCCGCAACGCCTTGGCGATCTGGTTGAGCACATCTGCGGACGGCTTCCGCAGGCCGCGCTCGATCTGGCTGAGGTACGGGTTGGACACACCCGCCTTCTCGGCCAGCTGCCTCACCGACACCTGCGCCGCTTCGCGCTGGGAGCGGATGAACGAACCGATGTCCTGCGCGGCGTTGGACACGACAGCGGCAAGATTTTCATCCTGCGACGGCGGTGACATGCCTTGCTCCCTGTGTTGTGAGTGGGTATCCGAATACCGACACCAACAACCGTACGACGGAGTGCTAACTTTTGCAAGCACCCGTTAGCGCAGGTCAGAACAGTAGCTGAGCTATCGAATAGATCACCAGGCCCGCCAGCGAGCCGACGACCGTGCCGTTGATCCGGATGAATTGCAGGTCACGGCCGACATGGAGTTCGATGCGCCGGCTGGCCTCCTCGGCATCCCAGCGCTCGATCGTGTCGGTGATGATCGTGGTGATCTCCGCCCCGTACTGAGAGACCAGATGCTGGGCTCCGCGCACCACCCAGTTGTCCACCTTGTCGCGCAGGTCGGCGTCGTCGCGCAGGGACTCCCCGATCCGGACGACGGTGTCGGCGATGCGGGTACGCAGCGTCGAGGACGGGTCGTCGACCGACTCCAGGATGATCCGCTTGGCCGCGGTCCAGGCCGTCTCGGCGGCCCGGGTGACCTCGTCGCGGGCCATGATCTGCTCTTTGACGTTCTCGGCCTTCTGGATCGTCGCCGCGTCGTTCTGCAGGTCGTCGGCGAACTCGAACAGGAACCGTGTCGCCGACCGGCGCAGCTCGTGATCGGGATTGCGGCGCACCTTGTCGGTGAAGTCCATCAGTTCGCGGTGGATCCGGTCCCCCACCAGGTGATCGACCCAGCGCGGCGACCACGTCGGCGAATCCCGCTCGATGACGCGCTCGATGATCTCGTCGGCGTCCAGGGACCATTGGAACGCGCGGTCGGCGAGCAGCTGCAGCAGCGCCTCCTGGCGTCCCTCGGCCAACAGCGAGGTCAGGACCCGCCCGATCGGCGGGCCCCACTGCGGCTCGGCGATCCGTTTGACGATCATCCGGTCCAGCACCTGCTGGACGTCCTCGTCGCGCAGCAACTCGACCAGCACCCGAAGCACCGTCGCGACCTCGGCGGCCACCCGCTCGGCGTGCCTGCGATCGCACAGCCACTTGCCCACCCGGCTGGCGACGTCGGCGTCGCGCAGCTTGGTCTCGACGTTCTCCGCGGACAGGAAGTTCTCCCGCACGAAGCTGCTGAGACCCTCGCCGAGCTGGTCTTTCTTCCGTTTGATGATCGCGGTGTGCGGGATCGGGATGCCCAGCGGATGCTTGAACAACGCCGTCACCGCGAACCAGTCGGCCAGCGCGCCGACCATGCCGGCCTCGGCCGCCGCGCGGACGTAGCCGACCCAGGGCGGGGCGCCCTGGGACTGCCACCACGCGCAGAACAGGAAGACGACGGTCGCGCCGAGCAGGAAGCTCAGCGCGACGAGCTTCATGCGCCGCAGTCCACGCCGTCGCTCCGCGTCCGCCGCGGAGTCGGCGCCCGCGAGCTTCTCTGCGAAACTCCGGCGCACCGGGGCGGTCGCCGCGCCGGCGACCTCGGGTCGGTGTGCCACACCTACATCATCCACGCGTGCCGGAGTACCCGTCTGCGTCCATGGTCCGGCCCAGGTCCGACGCCCGCCGTATTATCGTCACGGACTTAGGGAACGGACTGCGCGAACGTGGCACAACAATCCCCGCCCGTGGCGGTCAAGACGGATGGACGCAAACGGCGCTGGCACCAGCACAAGGTCGAGCGCCGTAACGAGTTGGTGGACGGCACACTCGATGCCATCCGCCGCCTCGGCAGCAATGTCAGCATGGACGAGATCGCCGCCGAGATCGGTGTTTCCAAGACCGTCCTGTACCGCTACTTCGTCGACAAGAACGATCTCACCACCGCGGTGATGATGCGCTTCGCACAGACCACGCTGATCCCGAACATGGCCGCGGCGCTGTCGTCGAATCTCGACGGCTACGACCTGACCCGCGAGGTCATCCGCGTCTACGTGGAGACGGTGGCCAATGAGCCCGAGCCCTACCAGTTCGTGATGGCCAACAACTCGGCCAGCAAGAGCAAGGCGGTCGCCGACTCGGAGGCCATCATCGCGCGCATGCTCGCGGTGATGCTGCGCCGCCGGATGCTGTCGGTGGGGATGGACGCTTCGGGCGCCGAACCGTGGGCGTTCCACACCGTCGGCGGCGTCCAACTGGCGACGCACTCCTGGATGTCGAACCCGCGGATGACCGCCGACGACCTGATCGACTACCTGGCGATGCTGTCGTGGAGCGCGCTGTGCGGCATCGTCGAGGTGAACGGATCTCTGGAAACGTTCCGCAACAGTCCACATCCGTCCCCGGCGCTGCCCTCGCAGCTGCTTGACTAGGCGGTGTGACCGAACCCGACGCACTGCCGTCCCTGTGGAGCCACGAACCGCACGTGCATTTGCGGTTCCGGGCAGGGCTCGAAGTGGCCGACATCGACGCCGACGCCACCCCCGGCTTTCGCGGCGACAAATCCGACGCGCCGACACTGCAGGCCGAACGCAACGAGCGGTTCGCCGAGTTGCAGGAGATGCTCTACGCGAACAGCCGTGCCGGCGACAACCGCTCACTGTTGCTGGTGTTGCAGGGCATGGACACCGCGGGCAAGGGCGGCATCGTCAAACATGTTGTGGGTGGCTGCAATCCGCAGGGAGTGCAGTACCGCAGCTTCGGTAAGCCGACCGCCGAGGAGCTCTCCCACCACTACCTGTGGCGCGTGCGCAAGGCACTTCCCGCCGCGGGACACATCGGGGTGTTCGACCGGTCGCATTACGAGGACGTGCTGATCGTGCGCGTGCACAACCTCGTGCCGCCCGAGGTGTGGGAGCCGCGCTACGACGAGATCAACGCGTTCGAACGCGAACTCGTCTCCGGCGGAACGACAATCGTGAAGGTCGCGATGTTCGTCTCGCTCGACGAGCAGAAGAAGCGGCTCGCCGAGCGGCTCGAACGGCCGGACAAATACTGGAAGTACAACCCGGGCGACATCGACGAGCGACTGAAATGGCCTGCCTACCAAGAGGCTTACCAGGCGATGCTGGAACGGACATCGACCGATTACGCGCCGTGGCACATCGTGCCGTGCAACCGGAAGTGGTACAGCCGGCTCGCGATCACCGAGCTCCTGATCGAGGCGTTGAAGGGGCTCAACATGTCCTGGCCGCCGCCGGACTTCGACGTCGAGGCGGAGAAGAAGCGGCTGGCCGCGTTGTAAGAGGGCGCCTTCCCCGGGCCGCCGAACGCACGCATATGACGCGAATCCGGCCCAAAACCCGTCACAAAGCGTGCACTCGCGGCGGTCCTGGCCACCCGCGCCGGCGTAACGCCCGCTCCGCACGCCGCCAGATCCCGGCCGGGTCGTCGCGGAGCTGTCGTGCACTGACGCGGACGATGATCCATCCCCGAGCGGCCAGGAACTCCAGCCGCATGATGTCGTCGGCGTGGGCAGCGGGGTCTGTCCAATGGTGTTCGCCGTCGTACTCGACGCCGACGCAGTACTCGCGCCAGCCCATGTCGATTCGCCGGACGACTCGGCCGGACGCGTCGGTAACAGGGATCTGCGTCTGCGGTTGCGGTGCGCCGCTGCGGACCAGCGCCAACCGCACGCGGGTCTCCTGAGGAGACTCGGCACCGCCGTCGACCAGCGCGAGAACCTCACGTAGACGGCGGATCCCCCGAACTCCCGGGTGGCGCGCGGCGAGTGCGCTGACCTGCGAAACGGGCAGACGCGTCGCGTTCAGCAGGGCATCGATTCGAATGATGGCCTCGTCACCGCGGATGCGGCGGCCGAGATCGAATGCGGTGCGGGCGACGGTCGTGCAGTCGATGCTCTGCACCAGGCAGACCTCGCCGTCGAGGAGGGTGTCGCGGTGGATCGAGATTCCCGGCGGGCTGCCACATCGGACGCGGGTCAGCTCGGCGGGGGCGTCGTCAGGCAGCCACCGTGAACCGTGCATCGCCGCCGCCGACAGCCCGGCGAGGGTGGCCCGTCGCCCCGACCACAGCCACGCCGCGACGGCGCGATCGCAGGCCGTCAGCGACATGCCTTGCGGCGCATACACGTTGTGATGGATTCTGACGTATCGTCGGCTAAGGTCGAAGCGCGTCACCGCACCGCAGGCCAGCGCCTCCGAGCCCAGAAAGAGTTCCCGCACACACTGTTAGGCGCACCGCGACGCCCGGCGGTTCCCGAATGCACGCAATCTGACGCGAAATTCGCGGAATCGCGCCAGAAAGCGTGCGCTCGGCGATCGAAAGCGCCTCAGTACGTGTAGAAGCCCTTGCCCGACTTCTTGCCGAGCTGACCGGCCTCGACCATGCGCTGCAGCAGCGGCGGCGGCGCGAAGTTCGGGTCCTTGTATTCGTCGTACATCGAGTCGGCGATCAGCTTCATGGTGTCCAGGCCGATCAGGTCCGACAGCCGCAGCGGGCCCATCGGGTGCGAGAGCCCGGCGACGATCGCGGTGTCGATGTCCTCGACCGTCGCGACGCCCGCCTCGGCCATCCGGATCGCCGACAGCAGGTACGGCACCAGCAGCGCGTTGACGATGAAGCCCGAACGGTCGCCGCAGCGCACGACCTTCTTGCCCAGCACATCGCTTGCGAACTGCTCGACCCGCGCGATCGCGTCCTCGGACGTCACGAGCGTGTTGATCACCTCGACGAGCGGGAGTACGGGCACCGGGTTGAAGAAGTGCAGGCCCAGCACCCGGCTCGGATTCTTGGTCGCCGCAGCGATCTTCATGATCGGGATGCTGGAGGTGTTCGACGCCAGCACCGCATCGGGGTCGGTGACGACCTCGTCGAGCTGCGCGAAGACCTTGGCCTTGACGGCCTCGTCCTCGATGATCGCCTCGATCACCAGCTGTCGGTCGGCCAGGTCGGCGAGATCGGTGGTGAACGTCAGCCGTCCCAGCGTGATCTCGAAGTCGTCGGCGGCGAGCTTGCCCTTGGCCTTCGCCCGCTCCAGCGACGCGGTGATACGTCCGCGGCCCGCGTTGACGAGCGCGTCTGAGGGCTCGTAGACGACGACGTTCGCGCCCGCCTTCGCGGCCACCTCGGCGATGCCCGAACCCATCTGCCCGGCGCCGACCACACCTACACGTTCAATGCTCAAGTCTTTTCTCCTGTTACATGCGACAGACCCCGCCCAAGATTTCTGGGCGGGGTCTGCGCTGTCAAGCTGGTGCGAGCGTGCGCTCCGTGTACGCCTGCGACGGCGGGTTGCCGTTCAGACACGCGCGCTCGCGGTGCCGACGGGACTCTTAGTGGAACTGACCTTCTTCGGTCGAGCCCGCGAGCGCGGTGGTCGAGCTGGTCGGGTCCACGGTGGTGGCGATCCGGTCGAAGTAGCCGGCGCCGACCTCGCGCTGGTGCTTGGTCGCGGTGTAGCCGCGCTCCTCGGCCGCGAACTCGCGCTCCTGCAGGTCGACGTAGGCGGTCATCTGGTTGCGGGCGTAGCCGTAGGCCAGATCGAACATCGAGTAGTTGAGCGCGTGGAAGCCGGCCAGCGTGATGAACTGGAACTTGAAGCCCATCGCGCCGAGTTCCTTCTGGAACTTCGCGATCGTCGCGTCGTCCAGGTGCTTGCGCCAGTTGAACGACGGCGAGCAGTTGTAGGCCAGCATCTGGTCCGGGAACTCGCTCTTGACGCCCTCGGCGAACTTCTTGGCCAGCTCCAGGTCCGGGGTGCCGGTCTCCATCCAGATCAGGTCGGAGTACGGCGCGTAGGCCTTGGCGCGGGCGATGCAGGGCTCGAGGCCGTTCTTGACCCGGTAGAAGCCCTCGGCGGTGCGCTCGCCGGTGATGAACGGCTGGTCGCGCTCGTCCACATCAGAGGTGATCAGCGTGGCGGCCTCGGCGTCGGTGCGGGCGATGACGACGGTCGGCACGCCGGCGACGTCAGCGGCCAGACGGGCCGAGGTCAGGGTGCGGATGTGCTGCTGGGTCGGGATCAGCACCTTGCCACCGAGGTGGCCGCACTTCTTCTCCGAGGCCAGCTGGTCCTCCCAGTGCGAACCGGCGACACCGGCGGCGATCATCGCCTTCTGCAGTTCGTAGACGTTCAGCGCGCCGCCGAAGCCGGCTTCACCGTCGGCGACGATCGGGGCGAGCCAGTTCTCGACGGAGGTGTCGCCCTCGACCTTGGCGATCTCGTCGGCGCGCAACAGCGCGTTGTTGATGCGGCGCACCACCTGCGGCACCGAGTTGGCCGGGTAGAGGCTCTGGTCGGGGTAGGTGTGGCCGGACAGGTTGGCGTCGCCGGCGACCTGCCAACCGGACAGGTAGATGGCCTTCAGGCCGGCGCGGACCTGCTGGACGGCCATGTTGCCGGTCAGCGCGCCGAGCGCGTTGACGAAGTCCATGTCGTGCAGCTGCTCCCACAGCACCTCGGCGCCGCGGCGGGCGAGGGTGTGCTCCTCGACGACATGGCCCTGCAGGGCGATGACGTCGTCAGGGGTGTAGGTGCGGGTGATGCCCTTCCAGCGGGGGTTGTGGTCCCAATCGTGCTGGATCTGCTCCGGGCTCTTCGGCGTGCCAACGGTCGACTTCGTCATGGCGGGGCCTGCTCCTTCGATGTGTTGCACAGCACTGCAAACCTCCCGGCGGGGAGGACTCACAGCCTTTGTTAATGCTCCGGTGAGTTCACCGGCTTGCTACACCGAGCATGCCTCAGCCCATAACCCCAGGTCCACCCGTTTCGCTTGCCAATTTTCGCCAAGCGCGTGCGGCAATTTGCAAAGTTTGCAAAGAAGGCGCGGGCCTTGACCGGTTCAGAAGCTACCGACGAGTAGCGAATATGCGCAGGTCAGTACGCCCGTACTGTTTAACTGGCGCACTCAGAGCGCGAAGATCGCGGCGACGGCTTTCGTCTCGGTGCCGACCGCATATGTGAGGGTTGTAACAGCGCGATCGGTGAGTTCCTCGCCGAACTTGTCGGTCGAACCCGCCGGATACTCGTGCCGGATGATCTCCAGATCGTCTCCGAGGGCCACCGGCAGATCGTGCTCGATGGCGACCCGCAGCGGAGCCTTCATCAGTTCGGGGCGCGATGCCAGGTAGTCCTCGACGACGCTCCAGTACACCGCGTTGTTCATGTGGTCGAAGATGTCGATGTCACTGACGCGAACCGGGAACCGGTGCACGGAGGCGGCGTCGTCGCGGGAGCCCGGTTTCAGGTAGGCCTTCCACCGCAACCGGGTCTCGCTCGTGGTGCGCCGCAGGCCTTCGATGAAATCGTCGCTGATGCGTGCGGGCCCCTGGGTCTCGCGGTTGATGTTGATCCAGAACGCCTCGGATTCCAGAAGGCCGCGGCCCCGCCTGCCGTCGATGCGAACCCGCATCTCGCACCAGCGGTTCGACGTTCCCGAGCACCAGCGCCGCAACCGCAGCGTGTCCTTGAACACGATCGGCTCGATCATGTCGATCATGGTCCGCCGCACGATCCACAGCGGATGGGTCTCCTCGAAGCCCATCTCCCGCAGCTGATCGGTGCCGATGTCCTGGATGTGGCGGGTGGCGGCATCGAACTTGAGCCGGCCCTCGCGGTCGACGTCGGCGACCCGCAGCGGCCACTGGACGTCGAAGACGTCGGGGTGCGGATCCGGCACCGGCATCATCGTCTTCGCCAGACCCGTAGCCGGTCGTCCAGTGCTGCTCACGGGTTTCGATACTGCCACACGGCGCCGCACTGCCAACGCTGCGAATACCGCCTTAGCAGGGTTGTTACGCTCGCTGACGTGGCCAAAACGTACGTCGGCGCCCGGGTGCGGCAGCTGCGCAGCGAGCGCGGCTTCAGCCAGGCCGCGCTCGCGCAGATGCTGGAGATCTCGCCGAGCTACCTGAACCAGATCGAGCACGACGTGCGCCCGCTGACCGTCGCGGTGCTGCTGCGCATCACCGAGGTCTTCGGTGTGGACGCGACGTTCTTCGCCTCCCAGGACGACACCCGGCTGATCGCCGAACTGCGCGAGGTCCTGATGGACCGCGACCTCGACGTCGACGTCGACCCGGCCGAGGTCGCCGACATGGTCGCCTCGCATCCGGGGCTGGCGCGGGCGATGGTGAACCTGCACCGCCGCTACCAGTTGACCACCACCCAGTTGGCCGCCGCGACCGAGGACCGGTTCCTCGGCGGCGTCGGGTCCGGCGCCAGCGGTTCCGGCGCGATCTCGATGCCGCACGAGGAGGTCCGCGACTACTTCTACCAACGCCAGAACTATCTGCACGACCTCGACATGGCCGCCGAGAACCTGACCGCGGACATGCGGGTGCACCGCGGGGAGCTGGCCAGCGACCTGGCCGACCGGCTGCGGTTCGTGCACGGTGTGACGATCATCCGCAGCCCCGACCTCGGCGAGGCGGTGATGCACCGCTACGACCCGGCCACCAAGCGTCTCGAGATCGGCACCCAGCTCTCGGCCGGGCAGCGGGTGTTCCGGATGGCCGCCGAGCTGGCCTACCTGGAGTGCGGCGATCTGATCGAAAAGCTGGTCGAGGACGGACATTTCACCAGCGAGGAGTCCAAGAAGCTGGCCCGGATGGGTTTGGCGAACTACTTCGCCGCCGCCGCGGTGCTGCCCTACGCACAGTTCCATGAGGTGGCCGAGAGGTTCCGCTATGACATCGAGCGGCTGTCGGCGTACTACTCGGTGAGCTACGAGACGATCTGCCACCGGCTTTCGACGCTGCAGCGCCCGACGATGCGTGGAGTGCCGTTCTCGTTCGTCCGGGTCGACCGGGCCGGGAACATGTCGAAACGCCAGTCCGCCACCGGTTTTCACTTCTCGTCCAGCGGCGGCACCTGCCCGCTGTGGAACGTCTACGAGACGTTCGCCAACCCCGGCAAGATCGGCGTGCAGATCGCCGAGATGCCCGACGGACGCGCCTACATGTGGGTGGCGCGCACCGTGGAGCGCCGCGCCACCCGCTATGGTCAGCCGGGTAAGACGTTCGCGATCGGCCTCGGCTGCGAATTGCGACACGCGCAGCGGTTGGTCTACTCGGAAGGCCTGGTGACCGGTGATCCCAATGTGCCCGCGACGCCGATCGGCGCCGGTTGCCGCGTGTGCGAGCGCGACAACTGCCCGCAGCGCGCGTTCCCCGCGCTCGGCCGCGCGCTCGACATCGACGAGCACCGCTCCACCGTCTCGCCGTACCTGGTGAAGCAGTCATGACCGAACGCATCCCGCCCGGCGGCTTCAAGGATCTCGGCCCGCTGAACTGGCTGATCGCCAAGGGCGGCGCCCGCGGTATCCGCCGGCCCCGGTTCAGCCTGATGAACGTTCTCGGCCGGCACCGTCTGCTGTTCCTGGCCTGGCTGCCACTGTCGGGGTACCTGCTCTACGCGGGCAAGCTGTCCCGTCACGACGCCGAGGTGGTGATCCTGCGCGTCGGACACCTGCGCGACAGCGAGTACGAGCTGCAGCAGCACCGCAGGCTGGCGCGCTCGCGAGGGCTCGACAAGGAGACTCAGGCGCGCATCTTCGAAGGCCCCGACGCCGACGGACTGACCGAGCGCGAACGCGTGCTGATCACCGCGACCGACGAGTTCGTCGTCACCCGCGGTGTGTCCCCCGAGACCTGGCAGCAGCTCAGCCGCCACTTCAGCAAGCCGCAGCTGATCGAATTCTGTCTGCTCGCAGCGCAATACGACGGTCTGGCCGCGACGATTTCGACGCTCGGCGTGCCACTGGACTTCCCGGACTGACGGCACGGGTTGACACGAATGACCGCGGGTGTAACGCCACGGTTACCATGCGTCCATGAGCCCCGCGAATCCGTGGCGCCACCCTCCCGGTGTGCCCCGCTGCGAACCCCCGCGTGCCGAAGGCACGTTCTTCCTGCCCGGCGGCCGACGCCTGGGCTACGCCGAGTTCGGTGATCCGACCGGCCCACCGGTGCTGTGGTTCCACGGCACCCCGGGCGGCCGCCGACAGCTGCCGATCGTCGGCCGGCGCGCGGCCGAACGACTCGGCCTGCGGGTGGTGCTCGTCGAGCGGGCGGGCTCGGGCCTGAGCGACCGGCACAAGTACGGCCAGATCGGCGACTGGGCCACCGATATGGCCCATGTCGCCGATGTCCTCGGCGCCGACCGCATCGGCGTCGCGGGCCTGTCCGGCGGCGGCCCGTACGCGCTGGCCTGCGCCGGGATGCCCGCGCTGCGCGACCGGGTGGCCGCCGTCGCGGTGCTCGGCGGCGTCACCCCGTCGGTCGGCCCCGACGCCACCGCCAGCGGGGCGATCGCGTTGGCGAGAAGGTTCTCCGCAGTGACCTCGGCGCTGCGCCGGCCCTTCGCGGCGGTCACCGCCGGCATGCTGACCACCGTGATCCCGCTGGCACACCCGGTCTACTCGGGTCTGGCGTCGGCGATGCCCGACGGCGACAAGCGGGTGTTCGCCAACCCGGAGATCGAGGCGATGTTCATCGACGACATCGTGCACGTCGCCAACGGCGGGTTCCAGGCCCTGCTCGACGACGCCCGTCTGTTCGGCCTCGACTGGGGTTTCCGGCTGTCCGACGTGAACGTGCCGGTGCGGTGGTGGCACGGCGACGCGGACTCGATCATCTCGCTGGCCGACGCGCAGGCCGCCGCCGAACACCTTCCCGACGTCGACCTGCTGTTGATGCCCGACGAGAGCCACCTCGGCGGGTTCGCCAAAGCCGACGATGTGCTCGCGTTCCTCGCCGAGCACCTCACGCCACGCAACGGCGAGCGCCGCAAGCAGAGCTGACCCGTCAGG carries:
- a CDS encoding DUF2599 domain-containing protein codes for the protein MRIAAIALAAVALPGLLAPVAAAAPADTPPPYIDHVTWAKWGDLSSLRVYPTPAARRASGHAGTQPLAQAAWNEVLTLSPDAAIPGMWEQFLCHWNLAEFAQPGKTSWNLEPWRPEVSYEEMVAKRCNPGGTEEPF
- a CDS encoding DUF2516 family protein, producing the protein MELQILAGYVLGIVKIVVLVTIIYALVHAAMQRPDAYTAVDKLTKPVWLVILGLGLLLALVLDITGTAIAAVAAGVYLVDVRPKILEVQGKSR
- a CDS encoding heparin-binding hemagglutinin, which encodes MAETKNLDIDDLKAPLLAAVGAADLALERVNEIVATLRERAGEARTDAESRVEESRARVAKLQEDLPSQFGDLRDKLTSDELRKFAEGYAEAAQTTYTKLIERGEAALERLRNQPALEEAASRVEEYTDQAVELTQEALGNVASQTRAVGERAAKLVGVELPKKAEEAAAPVKTAAEKAPAKKAPAKKATPAKASATVPAKKAPAKKAPAKKVTQK
- a CDS encoding helix-turn-helix domain-containing protein, which produces MSPPSQDENLAAVVSNAAQDIGSFIRSQREAAQVSVRQLAEKAGVSNPYLSQIERGLRKPSADVLNQIAKALRVSAEVLYIQAGILEPSESNHVRDAIVTDTAINERQKQVLLDIYNSFCQQNEAASTDDGVDASGTRDADEEPATEQDKSPLEIPSTPQSITELDPEKEGMNHG
- a CDS encoding DUF445 domain-containing protein — its product is MAHRPEVAGAATAPVRRSFAEKLAGADSAADAERRRGLRRMKLVALSFLLGATVVFLFCAWWQSQGAPPWVGYVRAAAEAGMVGALADWFAVTALFKHPLGIPIPHTAIIKRKKDQLGEGLSSFVRENFLSAENVETKLRDADVASRVGKWLCDRRHAERVAAEVATVLRVLVELLRDEDVQQVLDRMIVKRIAEPQWGPPIGRVLTSLLAEGRQEALLQLLADRAFQWSLDADEIIERVIERDSPTWSPRWVDHLVGDRIHRELMDFTDKVRRNPDHELRRSATRFLFEFADDLQNDAATIQKAENVKEQIMARDEVTRAAETAWTAAKRIILESVDDPSSTLRTRIADTVVRIGESLRDDADLRDKVDNWVVRGAQHLVSQYGAEITTIITDTIERWDAEEASRRIELHVGRDLQFIRINGTVVGSLAGLVIYSIAQLLF
- a CDS encoding TetR/AcrR family transcriptional regulator encodes the protein MAQQSPPVAVKTDGRKRRWHQHKVERRNELVDGTLDAIRRLGSNVSMDEIAAEIGVSKTVLYRYFVDKNDLTTAVMMRFAQTTLIPNMAAALSSNLDGYDLTREVIRVYVETVANEPEPYQFVMANNSASKSKAVADSEAIIARMLAVMLRRRMLSVGMDASGAEPWAFHTVGGVQLATHSWMSNPRMTADDLIDYLAMLSWSALCGIVEVNGSLETFRNSPHPSPALPSQLLD
- a CDS encoding polyphosphate kinase 2 family protein; protein product: MTEPDALPSLWSHEPHVHLRFRAGLEVADIDADATPGFRGDKSDAPTLQAERNERFAELQEMLYANSRAGDNRSLLLVLQGMDTAGKGGIVKHVVGGCNPQGVQYRSFGKPTAEELSHHYLWRVRKALPAAGHIGVFDRSHYEDVLIVRVHNLVPPEVWEPRYDEINAFERELVSGGTTIVKVAMFVSLDEQKKRLAERLERPDKYWKYNPGDIDERLKWPAYQEAYQAMLERTSTDYAPWHIVPCNRKWYSRLAITELLIEALKGLNMSWPPPDFDVEAEKKRLAAL
- a CDS encoding 3-hydroxybutyryl-CoA dehydrogenase codes for the protein MSIERVGVVGAGQMGSGIAEVAAKAGANVVVYEPSDALVNAGRGRITASLERAKAKGKLAADDFEITLGRLTFTTDLADLADRQLVIEAIIEDEAVKAKVFAQLDEVVTDPDAVLASNTSSIPIMKIAAATKNPSRVLGLHFFNPVPVLPLVEVINTLVTSEDAIARVEQFASDVLGKKVVRCGDRSGFIVNALLVPYLLSAIRMAEAGVATVEDIDTAIVAGLSHPMGPLRLSDLIGLDTMKLIADSMYDEYKDPNFAPPPLLQRMVEAGQLGKKSGKGFYTY
- the aceA gene encoding isocitrate lyase, with amino-acid sequence MTKSTVGTPKSPEQIQHDWDHNPRWKGITRTYTPDDVIALQGHVVEEHTLARRGAEVLWEQLHDMDFVNALGALTGNMAVQQVRAGLKAIYLSGWQVAGDANLSGHTYPDQSLYPANSVPQVVRRINNALLRADEIAKVEGDTSVENWLAPIVADGEAGFGGALNVYELQKAMIAAGVAGSHWEDQLASEKKCGHLGGKVLIPTQQHIRTLTSARLAADVAGVPTVVIARTDAEAATLITSDVDERDQPFITGERTAEGFYRVKNGLEPCIARAKAYAPYSDLIWMETGTPDLELAKKFAEGVKSEFPDQMLAYNCSPSFNWRKHLDDATIAKFQKELGAMGFKFQFITLAGFHALNYSMFDLAYGYARNQMTAYVDLQEREFAAEERGYTATKHQREVGAGYFDRIATTVDPTSSTTALAGSTEEGQFH
- a CDS encoding acyl-[acyl-carrier-protein] thioesterase, coding for MMPVPDPHPDVFDVQWPLRVADVDREGRLKFDAATRHIQDIGTDQLREMGFEETHPLWIVRRTMIDMIEPIVFKDTLRLRRWCSGTSNRWCEMRVRIDGRRGRGLLESEAFWININRETQGPARISDDFIEGLRRTTSETRLRWKAYLKPGSRDDAASVHRFPVRVSDIDIFDHMNNAVYWSVVEDYLASRPELMKAPLRVAIEHDLPVALGDDLEIIRHEYPAGSTDKFGEELTDRAVTTLTYAVGTETKAVAAIFAL